A window from Drosophila subobscura isolate 14011-0131.10 chromosome O, UCBerk_Dsub_1.0, whole genome shotgun sequence encodes these proteins:
- the LOC117896927 gene encoding uncharacterized protein LOC117896927 has protein sequence MEPNVVEKPLPDALSGKRYSKKTEDSWRAAQAELLRADKKLKLKEKNVEVLLAKSFASTDAQDNILMNTKPSTLKKTKKTKKTTKKTKSSGLKLSHSQEQILIAQVIHQMRLLRHKSAIIDMGLVLLTTTLVSCACLWGKTAFLLCGFLLLGPLIWSIGLGTCGRRMGIKVVRVVLSLAAAIAVAEFCPYLEINLISALSGISVASAIMRSASGAVGRAILWGFLLPIITFANLLWIPDTGSWNWNNYCTKKTFSIILADMIFMLLTILVIRSEIISKRDKVSFLNDEEMHIVRTDTLKYHHDRYADWNDIPKMKF, from the exons ATGGAGCCGAACGTAGTGGAGAAGCCTCTGCCAGACGCACTCTCTGGTAAGAGATATTCGAAGAAGACTGAAGATTCCTGGAGGGCCGCACAGGCCGAACTTCTCCGGGCCGACAAGAAgctaaaattaaaagaaaagaatgtTGAGGTCCTGTTGGCCAAAAGCTTCGCATCCACCGACGCACAGGACAATATACTCATGAACACGAAGCCCTCGACGCTCAAAAAGACCAAAAAGACGAAGAAGACTACGAAGAAAACGAAATCCTCCGGGCTGAAGCTGAGCCACAGCCAGGAACAGATCCTCATAGCGCAGGTGATTCATCAGATGCGTTTATTGAGGCACAAGTCAGCGATTATCGATATGGGATTGGTGCTGCTGACCACCACTCTGGTGTCCTGCGCCTGCCTGTGGGGGAAAACTGCATTTCTGCTGTGcggcttcctgctgctggggccACTCATATGGTCCATAGGCCTCGGCACCTGCGGCCGCAGGATGGGCATTAAGGTGGTTCGCGTGGTCCTCtcgttggctgctgccatcgcTGTTGCAGAATTTTGTCCCTATTTGGAAATTAACTTG ATTTCTGCTCTTTCAGGCATTTCGGTGGCAAGTGCCATTATGCGAAGCGCTTCGGGTGCCGTCGGGCGCGCCATCCTTTGGGGCTTTCTGCTACCCATAATAACGTTTGCCAACCTGTTGTGGATCCCAGATACCGgaagctggaactggaacaaCTACTGCACCAAGAAGACATTCAGCATAATCCTGGCTGATATGATCTTTATGTTGCTGACCATCCTGGTCATCCGCAGTGAGATTATTTCGAAACGCGACAAGGTCTCTTTTCTAAACGATGAAGAGATGCATATAGTTCGTACTGACACATTGAAGTACCACCACGATCGCTATGCTGATTGGAATGATATCCCAAAAAtgaagttttaa
- the LOC117899555 gene encoding adhesive plaque matrix protein, which produces MWPSQRGSTSKAWCVRNAQPKPIYVAPFKPEPTRWQRPGPMNLDDWVNFYKWCQVNAVPVERPPIPRVNESPPTYERIPRMQKPSKPVVGWTRCESGGSAKNKEDQDIFCRLSKPRWHRAKYQPPPKELFPYRPRLAYQPRPRPEPGRPADKPKVPCCFQHEDVEAEFWATVRFPVSKSARKTMPSQKDCELSKPKTMPPKPHCPLPPEMLDGPPMRTKMSPRQWRAHLRRLKFLSQPSERMLADLPCFCDRW; this is translated from the coding sequence ATGTGGCCGTCGCAGCGAGGCAGTACCTCCAAGGCCTGGTGTGTCCGCAATGCACAGCCCAAGCCCATTTATGTGGCGCCCTTCAAGCCGGAGCCCACAAGGTGGCAGAGGCCGGGACCCATGAACCTCGATGATTGGGTGAACTTCTACAAGTGGTGCCAGGTGAATGCTGTGCCCGTCGAGAGGCCGCCCATTCCGAGGGTAAATGAGTCACCGCCCACTTATGAGCGCATCCCGAGGATGCAAAAGCCATCCAAGCCGGTTGTGGGCTGGACACGGTGCGAATCGGGCGGTTCAGCGAAGAACAAAGAGGATCAGGACATATTTTGTAGACTGAGCAAACCGCGTTGGCACCGTGCAAAGTACCAGCCGCCGCCTAAGGAGCTGTTTCCCTACCGCCCGCGGCTCGCCTATCAGCCTCGTCCTAGGCCAGAGCCGGGCAGACCGGCGGACAAGCCCAAGGTGCCCTGCTGCTTCCAGCACGAGGATGTGGAGGCCGAATTCTGGGCCACCGTACGGTTTCCCGTCTCAAAGAGCGCCCGTAAAACGATGCCATCGCAAAAGGACTGCGAGTTGTCGAAACCAAAGACGATGCCACCCAAACCCCACTGTCCACTGCCGCCGGAAATGTTGGATGGGCCGCCCATGCGTACGAAAATGTCGCCACGCCAGTGGCGTGCCCATCTGAGGCGTCTCAAGTTTCTGTCCCAGCCCAGTGAGCGAATGCTGGCAGATCTGCCATGCTTCTGTGATCGGTGGTAA
- the LOC117899554 gene encoding uncharacterized protein LOC117899554: MSQEDFRLPKVPGGKGDGGVSPDDKDQPSWMAWVERNAKPRVRVRPKVERELTPWQKAGPMKKKDWQRFYEWASSKAMPKELPEAPPREIPCEADYLPCGKPKAADEDDLDMLEKMEKLSIPLARRQRKVHQYVYPVNAYNPMIVWGQQPRPDKGRPFDPPHVPCCFPNSDIEDEFWATLRFPVRKQALKGRPSPRIVSLARPKVMPPWPPHCAIPPRTVDPLDVPPPKRKKFTAQAWRLHQIRLLYLSRPVSRREFEYFYL; this comes from the coding sequence ATGAGTCAGGAGGACTTTAGGCTGCCGAAGGTGCCAGGGGGTAAGGGCGATGGAGGAGTGTCGCCGGACGACAAGGACCAGCCGTCGTGGATGGCCTGGGTGGAGCGCAATGCCAAGCCACGGGTGCGAGTGCGCCCGAAGGTGGAGCGGGAGCTGACGCCCTGGCAAAAGGCCGGACCCATGAAGAAGAAGGACTGGCAGCGCTTCTACGAGTGGGCATCCTCGAAAGCCATGCCCAAAGAGCTGCCCGAGGCGCCACCGCGTGAAATCCCGTGCGAGGCGGACTATCTGCCGTGCGGCAAGCCAAAGGCCGCCGATGAGGACGATCTGGACATGCTGGAGAAGATGGAGAAGCTGTCCATACCTCTGGCGCGTAGGCAGCGCAAGGTGCACCAGTACGTCTACCCGGTGAATGCCTACAACCCCATGATTGTGTGGGGCCAGCAGCCGCGCCCCGACAAGGGTCGCCCCTTTGATCCCCCGCATGTGCCCTGCTGCTTTCCCAACTCTGACATTGAGGATGAGTTCTGGGCTACGTTGCGTTTTCCCGTCAGAAAGCAAGCGCTCAAGGGGCGTCCCTCGCCGCGAATTGTTAGCTTGGCCAGGCCGAAGGTTATGCCACCCTGGCCGCCACATTGCGCCATTCCGCCGCGCACGGTGGACCCGTTGGATGTGCCACCGCCGAAGCGTAAGAAGTTCACGGCCCAGGCCTGGCGCCTGCACCAGATACGTCTTCTCTATCTGTCCAGGCCGGTGTCACGTCGCGAATTTGAATACTTCTATTTGTGA